The following are from one region of the Mesorhizobium sp. B4-1-4 genome:
- a CDS encoding asparaginase — protein sequence MVTTVPEVAFVGTGGTIASIGRDAFDVLDYGSNDNRLHADDIIAALPTLGGLAFVTPVRFKNIESTAVTSDDWRDLALLCARLAENNPKLAGIVIGHGTATLEETAYCLSLTLKLKIPVVVVGSQRPLNGMSSDAQANLVSAIRVAASPDSNGRGVLVVLNDEIHAARDVSKRSTFRLHAFQSADFGMLGQVDGEMVRYYRRTERLHTVKSEFSIADIEAMPRVDVAYSYAGSDGTAIRAFTAAGAKGIVLAGFGPGMGTPGEVTALKEAISKGVVALQSSRVGSGGALDSARHRSMGIFAADNLPPQKARILLGLALARTQDQAKLKRIFATY from the coding sequence ATGGTAACAACAGTACCCGAGGTGGCATTCGTCGGAACCGGTGGCACCATCGCCTCAATCGGCAGGGATGCTTTCGATGTCCTGGATTACGGAAGCAACGACAATAGACTGCATGCCGACGACATCATCGCGGCGCTGCCGACGTTGGGCGGTTTGGCTTTCGTAACGCCTGTTCGTTTCAAGAACATCGAGAGCACCGCAGTAACATCCGACGATTGGCGGGATCTGGCGTTGCTCTGCGCCAGGCTCGCCGAAAACAACCCAAAGCTCGCTGGCATTGTCATCGGCCACGGCACCGCAACGCTGGAGGAAACCGCCTACTGCCTCTCGCTGACGCTTAAGCTGAAAATTCCCGTGGTTGTCGTTGGGTCGCAGCGGCCGCTGAATGGAATGTCGTCGGATGCGCAGGCGAACCTGGTGAGCGCGATCAGGGTTGCAGCGTCGCCCGATTCAAACGGCCGCGGCGTGCTGGTCGTATTGAATGACGAAATCCATGCGGCACGAGACGTGAGCAAACGGTCGACTTTCCGCTTGCATGCCTTTCAATCCGCGGATTTTGGCATGCTCGGTCAAGTCGACGGCGAGATGGTTCGCTACTATCGCCGAACGGAGCGATTGCATACCGTCAAGAGTGAGTTTTCGATTGCAGACATCGAGGCAATGCCGCGCGTCGACGTCGCTTACAGCTACGCGGGTTCGGACGGAACGGCAATCCGCGCCTTCACGGCTGCCGGCGCGAAAGGCATCGTGCTTGCCGGCTTCGGGCCGGGTATGGGCACTCCAGGGGAAGTCACGGCACTTAAGGAAGCAATTTCGAAGGGTGTCGTGGCCCTACAATCATCTCGCGTCGGAAGCGGCGGGGCACTGGACAGCGCCAGGCATCGCTCGATGGGGATATTTGCGGCGGATAACCTGCCGCCACAGAAGGCGCGAATTCTGCTTGGCCTCGCGCTTGCAAGGACGCAAGACCAAGCCAAACTTAAGAGGATATTCGCTACATATTGA
- a CDS encoding lyase family protein: protein MNETSPGSASSAGQRIETDALGSRPIDNAHYYGIQTVRARENFSISGRTIADIPGFTESVIRIKQAAALANLAAGGLPKEIAEAIVAAGDHCLENFEQSEFCVDIYHGGGGTAANMNVNEVLANRANEALTGRKGYDRVHPNTDVNMAQSTNDVIPSAMKLAVHGLLTQLEGTVSGLIEALVVKEAEFAGVIKLSRTCFQDALPITLGQQLSGYRHGFQRALHELGIMRKKCLRLPLGATAVGTEFGALAGYKTRVYAELGRITGLALKPDENFFDGLQNADQWVSISGALKSLALSIAKMCADLRLMSSGPRAGFSEITLPAVQPGSSIMPGKINPVIPEMAIQVHFRVLGNDATVTRACEGELDLNVWESIILNAVTESIVLLDRTIPLLISKCIAGLTANEATCRDAAEGSLALSTAIAAIFDYPKAGSVARFAAQRGLRIKDAAVQMALLSWQEAEELFEVSLFADPLRYQTVIQKYRLLAQQHALGDSSDGTTGSTW, encoded by the coding sequence ATGAACGAGACTTCGCCCGGGTCGGCAAGCAGCGCCGGCCAGCGCATTGAGACGGACGCATTGGGCAGCCGACCCATCGACAACGCCCACTATTACGGCATCCAGACGGTGCGCGCGCGAGAGAACTTTTCGATCTCGGGCAGGACGATCGCCGACATTCCAGGCTTCACAGAGAGCGTTATCCGCATCAAACAGGCAGCCGCGCTGGCCAATCTGGCGGCTGGTGGGCTGCCCAAGGAGATCGCCGAGGCGATTGTCGCGGCCGGCGACCATTGTCTGGAAAACTTCGAGCAGTCGGAATTCTGCGTCGACATCTACCATGGCGGCGGCGGCACGGCCGCCAACATGAACGTCAATGAGGTTCTGGCGAACCGGGCCAACGAGGCGCTGACGGGCCGCAAGGGTTATGACCGCGTGCATCCCAATACGGATGTGAACATGGCGCAATCGACCAACGACGTCATCCCATCGGCCATGAAACTCGCCGTGCACGGATTGTTGACACAGCTTGAGGGCACCGTGTCCGGCCTGATTGAGGCGCTGGTCGTCAAGGAGGCCGAGTTCGCCGGTGTGATAAAACTCTCGCGAACCTGTTTTCAGGATGCGTTACCGATCACTCTCGGCCAGCAGTTGTCGGGCTACCGGCATGGCTTCCAACGCGCCCTGCACGAACTGGGGATCATGAGGAAGAAGTGCCTGCGCCTGCCACTCGGCGCGACCGCCGTCGGCACCGAATTCGGCGCGCTCGCCGGCTACAAGACGAGGGTGTACGCCGAGCTCGGCCGCATTACCGGCCTCGCGTTGAAGCCGGACGAGAACTTCTTCGACGGGCTGCAGAATGCCGACCAATGGGTATCGATCTCCGGCGCGCTGAAATCGCTGGCACTATCGATTGCGAAGATGTGCGCCGATCTGCGGCTGATGTCATCGGGTCCGCGCGCCGGCTTTTCCGAGATCACGCTGCCTGCGGTGCAGCCCGGCTCTTCGATCATGCCCGGCAAGATCAACCCGGTCATTCCGGAGATGGCTATCCAGGTCCATTTCCGCGTCCTCGGCAACGACGCCACCGTCACGCGCGCCTGCGAAGGCGAACTCGACCTCAATGTTTGGGAGTCGATCATCCTGAACGCCGTTACCGAGTCGATCGTGTTGCTCGACCGGACGATCCCTTTGCTCATTTCGAAGTGCATCGCCGGGCTGACGGCCAACGAGGCGACATGCCGCGATGCTGCAGAGGGATCGCTGGCATTGTCCACGGCGATCGCGGCGATCTTCGACTATCCGAAGGCCGGATCGGTGGCGCGATTCGCCGCCCAGCGGGGGCTCAGAATTAAGGATGCGGCGGTTCAGATGGCCCTTCTGTCATGGCAAGAGGCGGAGGAGCTTTTTGAGGTCTCGCTTTTTGCCGATCCTTTGCGCTATCAAACGGTGATCCAGAAATATCGCCTCCTGGCGCAGCAACACGCGCTCGGCGACTCTTCCGACGGAACCACCGGCAGCACATGGTAA
- a CDS encoding amino acid ABC transporter ATP-binding protein encodes MRTASEDRALVSLRGVRKAFGSFQVLRGVDLSVAKGEVAAIIGPSGSGKSTILRTINGLTPVDQGAIQVGDITVTDPNVDKVALRHRVGMVFQQYNLFPHKTVLENVAMAPIQVLKEPRKEVEERARNLLGGMRLPEKALSYPGELSGGQQQRVAIARALCMQPEVILFDEVTAALDPEMVKEVLSAVRKVAEDGMTCILVTHEMRFAREAANHIYFTDKGVIVEHGEPKAFFANPQDPRTKEFLDKVL; translated from the coding sequence ATGCGAACTGCGAGTGAAGATCGCGCACTGGTCTCCTTGAGGGGTGTGCGCAAGGCCTTCGGAAGCTTTCAGGTGTTGCGCGGCGTCGATCTCAGTGTCGCCAAGGGTGAGGTGGCTGCCATCATCGGCCCCTCCGGTTCCGGCAAGTCGACGATCCTTAGGACCATCAACGGCCTGACGCCGGTCGATCAAGGCGCCATTCAGGTCGGCGACATCACGGTCACTGATCCCAATGTCGACAAGGTGGCGCTCAGGCACCGTGTAGGCATGGTGTTCCAGCAGTACAATCTGTTTCCTCACAAGACGGTGCTGGAAAACGTCGCCATGGCGCCGATCCAGGTGCTCAAGGAACCGCGCAAGGAAGTCGAGGAACGGGCGCGCAACCTGCTTGGCGGAATGCGGCTGCCGGAGAAGGCGCTCTCCTATCCGGGCGAACTGTCGGGCGGGCAGCAGCAGCGCGTGGCGATTGCCCGCGCACTTTGCATGCAGCCGGAAGTGATCTTGTTCGACGAAGTGACGGCGGCACTCGATCCCGAAATGGTCAAGGAAGTGCTCAGCGCCGTTCGGAAGGTCGCAGAGGACGGCATGACCTGCATCCTGGTGACCCACGAGATGCGGTTTGCGCGCGAGGCAGCCAACCACATCTATTTCACCGACAAGGGAGTAATCGTCGAACACGGCGAGCCAAAGGCATTTTTTGCCAATCCACAGGATCCACGGACCAAAGAGTTCTTGGATAAAGTCCTCTGA
- a CDS encoding amino acid ABC transporter permease, whose protein sequence is MSETSIFTDILRWLPFVLWGFGLNILMSILAIALGTTAGVFLGLGQISHARLIGGVSRLATQLFRNAPWLVLLFYCIFLMPYSITISGMTHEVPSWLRATIGFSVPVAANFSEIVRGAIGSVPRGQWEAAEALGYSRPVTLFRIILPQCITRMLPPWMNLYALLITATPLASIVGVEEALSRTQAAVQSEAQGGFLIPMYATLLVMFFLYTYPISRISSALERRFRTV, encoded by the coding sequence ATGTCCGAAACTTCCATCTTCACCGATATCCTTCGCTGGCTTCCCTTCGTGCTCTGGGGTTTTGGGCTCAATATCCTTATGAGCATTCTGGCCATCGCGCTTGGTACGACAGCAGGTGTGTTCCTGGGGCTTGGCCAGATCTCGCACGCTCGTCTGATCGGCGGTGTCTCGCGCCTCGCCACCCAACTGTTCCGCAACGCACCGTGGCTGGTGTTGCTGTTTTACTGCATCTTCCTGATGCCCTATTCGATCACCATTTCCGGCATGACCCACGAAGTGCCGAGCTGGCTGCGCGCAACGATTGGCTTCAGCGTGCCGGTGGCAGCCAACTTTTCAGAGATTGTGCGCGGCGCGATCGGCTCTGTGCCAAGGGGGCAGTGGGAGGCGGCCGAAGCACTTGGCTATTCCAGGCCCGTCACGCTGTTCCGCATCATCCTGCCGCAATGCATTACGCGCATGCTGCCACCGTGGATGAACCTTTACGCGCTGCTTATCACGGCGACGCCGCTGGCATCGATCGTAGGCGTAGAGGAAGCGCTGTCGCGCACCCAGGCGGCGGTCCAGTCCGAGGCGCAGGGCGGCTTCCTGATCCCGATGTACGCCACCCTGCTGGTGATGTTTTTTCTCTACACCTATCCGATTTCCCGCATCAGCAGCGCACTCGAGCGGCGCTTCCGAACCGTCTGA
- a CDS encoding amino acid ABC transporter permease has product MLDLIHQFALNLKASGINLTILYDAFDFQRFVSGLVTTCALVLICTFLSVLIGGAGAAVLALSSGPAAMLVRGYVAVVRNTPLLVQMYFFYFAVGSLMPVGQNGIGLPVPMIGNFTWAVIALSLYAGAFNIETFRSGIGAVHGSYEEAALALGYSRFKAFRYVVAPLGLRFSFASLANNLVDLTKSTTVAYAIGVAELLYVSNQIWSDSLNTFEMMNVMLAIYLLLTGIVVWLIGFVQAAMRLPGFGAN; this is encoded by the coding sequence ATGCTCGATCTAATCCATCAGTTCGCGCTCAACCTGAAGGCGTCCGGCATCAACCTGACGATCCTCTATGATGCCTTCGATTTCCAACGCTTCGTGTCTGGGCTCGTGACTACCTGCGCTTTAGTGCTCATCTGCACATTCCTCAGTGTGCTGATCGGTGGCGCCGGAGCTGCCGTGCTGGCTCTATCTAGCGGACCGGCGGCAATGCTGGTGCGCGGTTATGTGGCTGTAGTCCGCAACACGCCGCTCTTAGTGCAAATGTATTTCTTCTATTTCGCGGTCGGCAGCCTGATGCCGGTCGGACAGAACGGCATCGGCCTGCCCGTGCCAATGATTGGAAATTTCACCTGGGCAGTGATAGCGCTCTCGCTCTACGCCGGCGCCTTCAACATCGAAACCTTCCGCTCCGGGATCGGTGCCGTGCACGGTTCGTACGAAGAAGCCGCGCTTGCGCTCGGCTATTCGCGCTTCAAGGCGTTTCGCTATGTCGTGGCGCCGCTCGGGCTGCGCTTCTCCTTCGCTTCGCTCGCCAACAATCTGGTCGATCTCACTAAGTCGACGACCGTCGCCTATGCGATCGGCGTGGCGGAACTGCTTTACGTGTCCAACCAGATCTGGTCGGACTCTCTCAATACCTTCGAGATGATGAACGTCATGCTGGCCATCTATCTTCTACTGACCGGAATCGTGGTCTGGCTGATCGGCTTTGTGCAGGCGGCGATGCGCCTGCCCGGCTTCGGCGCGAACTGA
- a CDS encoding transporter substrate-binding domain-containing protein translates to MYGFKTLIFGLALGLGTAVAHAETLGCGDDTLCKIEATKVLKVGTKDDYKPWSYRAADGNFVGMEVDLANALGQLLGAQVEIVKVNSANRFEFLAQGQIDVMIASATDTAERRRVVGFVHPNYYSSGYNILLPKKVTATKWEEMAGQTICAIQGAWYNKPAQEKFKIELLAFAGTAEVDSALRQGRCIGVLSDDNLINVQLADPKWADYHMPLPTQDDAPWGIAVRLTDLDKPWGVLVAGAIANWHRSGKLLELEKANGIAESAYLRKMHEALKDHLSAE, encoded by the coding sequence ATGTACGGTTTCAAGACGCTCATATTCGGCCTGGCTCTTGGGCTTGGCACGGCCGTCGCGCACGCCGAGACGCTCGGCTGTGGCGACGATACTTTGTGCAAGATCGAGGCGACGAAGGTCCTAAAGGTCGGCACCAAGGATGACTACAAACCGTGGTCCTATCGGGCGGCGGACGGCAACTTCGTGGGAATGGAAGTCGACTTAGCCAATGCGCTCGGCCAGCTCCTCGGTGCCCAGGTAGAGATCGTCAAGGTCAACTCTGCCAATCGCTTCGAATTCCTCGCCCAGGGCCAGATCGACGTGATGATCGCCTCGGCGACCGATACCGCCGAACGCCGACGGGTGGTCGGCTTCGTCCATCCGAACTACTACTCGTCGGGCTACAACATCTTGCTGCCGAAGAAAGTGACGGCAACGAAGTGGGAAGAAATGGCCGGCCAGACCATCTGCGCCATCCAGGGCGCCTGGTACAACAAACCGGCGCAAGAGAAGTTCAAGATCGAGCTGTTGGCCTTTGCCGGCACTGCGGAGGTCGACAGCGCCTTGCGGCAGGGCCGCTGCATCGGCGTCCTGTCCGACGACAATCTGATCAACGTGCAACTCGCCGACCCAAAATGGGCGGATTATCACATGCCGCTGCCGACCCAGGACGATGCGCCGTGGGGCATTGCCGTCCGGCTGACCGATCTCGACAAGCCGTGGGGCGTTCTGGTCGCCGGCGCTATCGCCAACTGGCACCGTTCCGGAAAGCTTCTTGAACTGGAAAAGGCCAACGGTATCGCGGAATCCGCCTATCTGCGCAAAATGCACGAGGCGCTGAAGGACCATCTGTCCGCAGAGTGA
- a CDS encoding LysR family transcriptional regulator, with product MRGSIDLRTLEIAAAAIESGSMSTAGSRFGLTQSAVSQAVGRAEKEIGAKLLHRNRRPLVPTSAGSVLAVQIREVVQRVSRVVDTVRSAAAMPERLDLRLGLVDSFAGTIGAYLVKELVDGALALQLTAWSGLAFSHTEALMRHAIDAAVTSDPMEGLDDVVRYPLFREPYLLLVPKDLGPDCRDHDLREILSRHHLIRHSARSHSGTHVERHLRRLGLEPPRMLEFDTSDSLVAMVATGVGVAITTPLCLLQGAAYIDGVEVMPLPGPGFSRELTFVTRSEEFVTLGPRIAELARNIVKVRALPRFLKLAPWLEPKMEWMALRSDSNP from the coding sequence ATGAGGGGCAGCATCGACCTACGGACTCTCGAAATCGCTGCGGCAGCGATTGAGAGTGGCAGCATGAGCACGGCCGGCTCACGCTTTGGTCTGACCCAGTCCGCCGTATCCCAAGCCGTGGGCCGCGCCGAGAAGGAGATCGGCGCCAAGCTGCTGCATCGCAACCGCCGGCCGTTGGTTCCGACTTCCGCGGGCAGTGTGCTGGCTGTCCAAATCCGAGAGGTCGTTCAACGGGTCAGCCGAGTGGTTGACACGGTGCGGTCGGCGGCAGCAATGCCTGAGCGCCTTGACCTGCGGCTCGGTCTGGTCGATTCCTTTGCCGGCACTATCGGAGCCTATCTGGTCAAGGAACTGGTGGATGGCGCGCTAGCTCTGCAGCTGACAGCGTGGTCGGGGCTGGCGTTCTCTCACACAGAGGCACTGATGCGCCACGCCATCGACGCTGCCGTCACCTCGGACCCAATGGAGGGCCTCGACGATGTCGTTCGCTATCCGCTGTTTCGCGAACCCTATCTCCTGTTGGTCCCGAAAGACCTAGGTCCTGATTGCCGGGACCACGATCTGCGCGAAATTCTTTCGCGCCATCACCTCATACGACATAGTGCGCGCTCGCATAGCGGCACTCATGTTGAGCGGCATCTGCGTCGGCTCGGCCTGGAACCGCCGCGAATGCTCGAATTTGACACCTCCGACTCGCTCGTCGCGATGGTAGCGACTGGCGTCGGTGTTGCCATAACGACGCCGCTGTGCTTGCTCCAGGGCGCTGCCTACATCGACGGTGTCGAGGTGATGCCGCTTCCGGGACCGGGATTTTCCCGCGAGTTGACGTTCGTCACCCGCAGCGAGGAATTTGTGACACTCGGACCGCGTATTGCGGAACTCGCTCGAAACATTGTCAAAGTGAGGGCGTTGCCACGGTTTCTAAAGCTTGCCCCTTGGCTTGAGCCCAAGATGGAATGGATGGCATTAAGATCTGACAGCAATCCCTGA
- a CDS encoding Fic family protein, with translation MAQPREKLAESLAILKELQEGGRRIFKSDELTRVHRERLLQNGFLRDLIKGWVMSTGPQAQQQDTTPWYASFWEFCSLYCNERFGKDWFLSPEQSLLLHAEAPTIPPQVVVNTPKGTNNKIDLLFGTSLYDLKVKEMPAELTEKNGQRVFTVEAALIRVPEAFFQRAPIEMQVAMASVRDVSTVLALLLDGGHSAVAGRLAGAFRRVGRGAFADEILATFKAAGYDVRESDPFAGQTGVTGIATGVPPLVARLRAIWESQREAVIEIFPKAPGLPSDKDAYMKFVEDIYESDAYHSLSIEGYSVTPELIDRVREGSWNPEIDEEDRKNRDALAARGYYLAFQKVKDSVAAIIDGKPAGALTRGAHREWYRELFAPSVTAGILKASALAGYRNHPVYLRGSQHVPPRAEVVADGMNELFDLLAAEQEASVRAVLGHWLLGYVHPYPDGNGRMARFLMNAMLASGGYPWTVVRVEDRKAYLAGLEEASGNMNVKTFAAFLAERVRWSMEKAA, from the coding sequence ATGGCCCAGCCCCGGGAAAAACTCGCTGAGTCCCTAGCTATCCTCAAAGAGCTCCAAGAGGGCGGGCGACGCATATTCAAGTCGGACGAACTGACCCGCGTTCACCGTGAGCGCCTGCTCCAGAACGGCTTTCTGCGCGATCTGATCAAAGGGTGGGTCATGTCGACTGGCCCCCAGGCGCAGCAACAGGACACCACCCCCTGGTACGCAAGCTTCTGGGAATTTTGCTCCCTGTACTGCAATGAGAGGTTTGGCAAGGATTGGTTCCTGTCACCAGAGCAGTCGCTGCTTCTGCACGCGGAAGCGCCGACCATTCCGCCGCAGGTGGTGGTCAACACCCCAAAAGGGACGAACAACAAAATCGACCTGCTGTTCGGCACTTCGCTTTATGATCTCAAGGTCAAGGAGATGCCGGCTGAGCTGACTGAGAAAAACGGCCAGCGTGTGTTCACCGTCGAGGCCGCCCTTATCCGGGTGCCGGAAGCGTTCTTCCAGCGTGCGCCTATCGAGATGCAGGTCGCCATGGCGTCCGTGCGCGACGTCTCCACCGTGCTGGCCCTGCTGCTGGATGGCGGCCATTCTGCCGTGGCGGGGCGGCTTGCGGGTGCATTCCGCCGCGTAGGGCGCGGCGCCTTTGCTGACGAGATATTGGCGACCTTCAAAGCGGCGGGGTATGACGTTCGCGAGTCAGACCCCTTCGCCGGGCAGACGGGCGTGACCGGCATTGCGACCGGCGTTCCCCCTCTGGTCGCCCGCTTGCGCGCGATATGGGAATCGCAGCGCGAAGCCGTGATTGAGATATTCCCGAAGGCGCCGGGACTGCCTTCGGACAAAGACGCCTATATGAAGTTCGTAGAGGATATCTATGAGAGCGATGCGTACCATTCGCTGTCGATAGAAGGCTACAGCGTCACCCCGGAGCTCATCGACCGGGTGCGCGAGGGGAGCTGGAATCCGGAGATTGATGAAGAGGATCGCAAGAACCGGGATGCCCTCGCCGCGCGCGGCTACTACCTCGCATTCCAGAAGGTCAAGGACTCGGTCGCCGCGATCATTGACGGCAAGCCGGCCGGCGCGCTGACGCGGGGAGCCCACAGGGAGTGGTACCGGGAGCTGTTCGCGCCATCAGTGACGGCCGGCATTCTCAAGGCCAGCGCGCTTGCGGGATATCGCAACCACCCTGTGTATCTGCGCGGCTCGCAGCACGTGCCGCCGCGTGCTGAAGTGGTGGCTGATGGCATGAATGAACTATTCGACCTGCTGGCAGCGGAACAGGAGGCGTCGGTGCGTGCCGTGCTGGGGCACTGGCTTCTGGGATATGTGCACCCCTATCCGGACGGCAACGGGCGCATGGCGAGATTCCTGATGAACGCGATGCTGGCGTCGGGCGGCTATCCCTGGACGGTCGTGAGAGTAGAAGACCGGAAGGCTTATCTGGCAGGGCTGGAAGAGGCGAGCGGCAATATGAATGTGAAGACATTTGCCGCCTTCCTCGCCGAACGCGTGCGATGGTCCATGGAAAAGGCGGCGTGA
- a CDS encoding 3-keto-5-aminohexanoate cleavage protein: MSNDTIITCAVTGSLTRREDNANLPVTPEEIAASALDAAEAGAAILHLHVRHPDGRPSMELDHYRELVRLIRAKNTEVILNITTGPGGRFQPGEEDPKIAGPRTNFVTAERRVEHIRDLRPDICTLDLNTMTFGSEVVINTPPNVRKMAEIIYDCGVRPEFELFDSGDINLLKDFLASGVFRGPPLVSLVLGVKYGFATTPETMMFARNMLPRDAIWTGFGIGRAAYPMLMQSYLLGGHVRIGMEDTIRMSRTELVKSNAELVDKAKWLLEKLGATIASPSSVRSQLVLKA; the protein is encoded by the coding sequence ATGTCGAACGACACCATCATCACTTGCGCCGTGACCGGTAGCCTGACGAGGCGGGAAGACAACGCCAATTTGCCGGTGACGCCGGAAGAAATAGCCGCCTCGGCACTCGATGCGGCCGAAGCGGGTGCGGCGATCTTGCATCTCCATGTCCGCCATCCCGACGGTCGACCGTCGATGGAACTCGATCACTATCGCGAACTTGTTCGCCTGATCCGCGCCAAGAACACTGAGGTGATCCTGAACATCACCACTGGGCCGGGTGGCCGGTTCCAGCCCGGTGAGGAGGATCCCAAGATCGCGGGTCCTCGGACGAATTTCGTGACAGCCGAACGCCGCGTCGAGCACATCCGCGATCTGCGGCCCGACATCTGCACTCTGGACCTCAACACGATGACTTTCGGCAGCGAGGTCGTCATTAACACCCCGCCCAACGTCAGGAAGATGGCGGAGATCATCTATGACTGCGGGGTCCGGCCCGAGTTCGAGCTTTTCGACAGCGGAGATATCAATCTCCTCAAAGACTTTCTCGCAAGCGGCGTGTTTCGCGGCCCTCCGCTCGTAAGCCTTGTGCTTGGCGTGAAATACGGCTTCGCGACGACGCCGGAGACAATGATGTTCGCCCGCAACATGCTGCCACGGGACGCCATCTGGACAGGGTTCGGTATCGGCCGCGCTGCTTACCCGATGCTCATGCAATCCTACCTGCTCGGCGGGCATGTGCGGATAGGCATGGAGGACACGATCCGGATGTCGCGGACTGAACTCGTGAAGAGCAATGCCGAACTGGTCGACAAAGCGAAATGGCTCTTGGAGAAACTCGGCGCCACAATCGCCAGCCCGTCTTCGGTACGATCTCAGCTCGTTCTGAAAGCTTAG
- a CDS encoding RidA family protein yields the protein MKRQKVDVINNWGAAIGYSRAVRAGNIIVVSGTSASAPDGVLHPGDAEGQTIVVLERIGAALRQLDASIEDVVETRIFLRNMKDWEAVGRAHGAVFGDIRPATTMVQAGALIDDSLLVEIAATAILAS from the coding sequence ATGAAAAGGCAAAAGGTCGACGTGATCAACAATTGGGGAGCGGCTATCGGCTATTCCCGGGCGGTGCGGGCCGGAAACATCATTGTCGTCTCGGGCACCTCCGCATCGGCACCCGATGGTGTCCTTCACCCTGGCGACGCGGAAGGGCAAACCATCGTGGTTCTGGAGCGCATTGGTGCGGCGCTACGCCAACTCGACGCCTCGATCGAGGATGTCGTCGAGACACGTATCTTCCTGCGCAATATGAAGGATTGGGAAGCCGTCGGCAGAGCCCATGGCGCCGTCTTTGGCGACATTCGACCGGCGACAACGATGGTTCAGGCGGGGGCGCTCATCGACGACAGCCTGCTCGTCGAGATCGCCGCGACGGCCATCCTTGCAAGCTGA
- a CDS encoding aspartate aminotransferase family protein, whose translation MSAPATPNSEKLYARAREVMPGGNTRTTVYRKPHQIYAWRGDGCRITDVDCHVRIDALGNFTSLIHGYGNRQILEAATRQLEAGTCFGMPTESEIRLSEILCDRLPSVERLRYTNSGTEAVMNAIKAARAYTGRPKIAKCEGAYHGTYDPAETSQDASPATWGDIERPGSVPTAKGTPQGVLDDVVVIPFNNTPVAEAILRASGNSLAAVLVDVMPNRAGLVPAKPEYLAMLRRVTRELGALLILDEVITFRLGYNGAQGRFDIDPDFTTLGKIIGGGFAIGAIGGRAEVMSVFDPSKGQPAVPHGGTFSANPMSMSAGIAALEELTPLVFEKLEALGDRFDQGVRACFARHGIKGQVTGLGSLRRVHLTDAPLSDYRSTFAAADGGARVTALAKALFDQGVIIAGNGLMAFSTVMEDADIDEILRAFDRALPAFAG comes from the coding sequence ATGTCAGCACCAGCGACACCAAATTCCGAAAAGCTCTATGCCCGCGCCCGCGAGGTCATGCCTGGCGGAAACACCCGTACGACCGTTTATCGCAAACCGCATCAGATCTATGCCTGGCGCGGCGATGGCTGCCGGATCACCGACGTCGATTGCCATGTCCGGATCGATGCCCTGGGAAACTTCACCTCCCTGATTCATGGCTATGGCAACCGCCAGATCCTTGAGGCAGCCACACGGCAGCTCGAAGCCGGAACGTGTTTCGGCATGCCTACCGAGAGCGAAATCCGGCTGTCGGAAATACTGTGCGATCGCCTGCCGTCCGTCGAGCGGCTTCGCTACACAAATTCCGGCACGGAAGCAGTGATGAATGCGATCAAGGCCGCTCGCGCCTATACCGGCAGGCCGAAGATTGCGAAATGCGAGGGCGCCTACCACGGGACCTACGACCCCGCCGAGACAAGTCAGGACGCCAGTCCCGCTACCTGGGGCGATATCGAGAGGCCGGGATCTGTGCCGACCGCCAAAGGGACACCCCAGGGGGTGCTCGACGATGTCGTCGTCATCCCCTTCAACAACACCCCAGTCGCGGAGGCCATTCTGCGCGCCAGCGGCAACAGCCTTGCAGCCGTGCTCGTTGATGTCATGCCCAACCGCGCCGGTCTCGTCCCGGCAAAGCCCGAGTACTTGGCGATGCTGCGCCGCGTCACGCGCGAACTCGGGGCCCTGCTGATCCTCGACGAGGTGATCACGTTTCGCCTTGGCTACAATGGCGCACAGGGCCGTTTCGACATCGACCCGGACTTTACCACGCTCGGCAAGATTATCGGCGGCGGCTTCGCGATCGGCGCCATCGGCGGCCGTGCGGAAGTGATGTCGGTGTTCGATCCGAGCAAGGGCCAGCCCGCGGTGCCGCATGGCGGCACCTTCAGCGCCAATCCCATGTCGATGTCGGCCGGGATAGCCGCTCTTGAAGAATTGACACCCCTTGTATTCGAGAAGCTCGAGGCGCTCGGCGATCGCTTCGACCAGGGTGTTCGCGCCTGTTTCGCCCGGCATGGGATCAAGGGACAGGTTACAGGACTGGGCTCGCTGCGCCGTGTCCACCTGACGGACGCACCGCTGAGCGACTACCGCTCCACATTCGCCGCGGCAGATGGCGGCGCGCGGGTTACGGCTCTCGCCAAGGCATTGTTCGACCAAGGCGTGATCATTGCAGGCAACGGGCTGATGGCGTTCTCCACCGTCATGGAGGACGCGGATATCGACGAAATATTGCGCGCCTTCGACCGAGCATTGCCGGCGTTCGCAGGCTGA